From a single Pseudomonas cremoricolorata genomic region:
- a CDS encoding LysR substrate-binding domain-containing protein produces MKLPPLAALQFFNVAAQTESFVQAGRLLHITHGAVSRQVRQLEESLGVTLFERRNRAIFLNESGRRLYQLTAPFFEDLRQTVLDLQQPSRDEVLVVSCEPTIAMKWLIPRLADFHSQHPGIQVQLLTAGGAVNFARTGVDVAVRRDDFYWGEGIHSATLCEEWVGPLCTPGLWHGQEALDGLCLLHSRTRPQAWDHWLRLRGITLAQSTRQDFEHFYLSTQAAAAGLGVCLASALMVEDELRAGQLLAPLGFAKDGSRYCLLAAQPFADSSKATAFLHWITAQMQASTERLPLL; encoded by the coding sequence ATGAAGCTTCCACCGCTTGCCGCCCTACAGTTCTTCAATGTCGCCGCCCAAACCGAGAGCTTCGTCCAGGCCGGGCGCTTGCTGCATATCACCCACGGCGCGGTGAGTCGCCAGGTGCGTCAGTTGGAAGAGAGCCTCGGCGTGACGCTGTTCGAGCGGCGTAATCGGGCGATCTTTCTCAATGAGTCCGGGCGCAGGCTGTATCAGCTGACCGCGCCGTTCTTCGAGGACTTGCGCCAGACCGTGCTCGACCTGCAACAGCCGAGTCGTGACGAGGTGCTGGTGGTGTCGTGCGAACCGACCATCGCGATGAAATGGCTGATCCCGCGCCTGGCGGATTTCCACAGCCAGCACCCTGGCATTCAGGTGCAACTGCTCACCGCAGGCGGGGCAGTGAACTTTGCGCGAACGGGGGTCGATGTGGCGGTGCGGCGCGATGACTTCTACTGGGGCGAGGGCATTCACAGCGCCACTCTGTGCGAAGAGTGGGTCGGCCCGCTGTGCACGCCTGGGCTGTGGCACGGCCAAGAAGCGCTGGATGGCCTGTGCCTGCTGCACAGCCGCACCCGCCCACAGGCCTGGGACCACTGGCTGCGCCTGCGCGGCATCACGCTGGCCCAGTCAACGCGCCAGGACTTCGAGCACTTCTACCTCTCGACCCAGGCAGCCGCTGCCGGGCTGGGCGTGTGCCTGGCTTCGGCGTTGATGGTGGAAGATGAATTGCGCGCTGGGCAGTTGCTCGCGCCGCTGGGTTTCGCCAAGGATGGCTCGCGCTATTGCCTGCTGGCTGCCCAGCCGTTTGCCGACAGCAGCAAAGCGACGGCCTTCCTGCACTGGATCACGGCGCAGATGCAGGCCAGTACCGAGCGCTTGCCGCTACTGTGA
- a CDS encoding type IV pilus twitching motility protein PilT has product MDVTDLLARALHARASDLHLAAGEAPLLRIDGELQRLDLPVLSADALFTGLGQFLDAEQQRQWASSDELDLALAVPERGRVRLNLFRQQQGPAASLRLLADDVPSVEALGLQPIYPLLAGLRDGLVLVGGPTGSGKSSTLAALLDQLNRDRALHIITLEDPVEILHCSQRSLINQREIGRHSRDFAQALRSALRQDPDIIMLGELRDLETIRLALRAAETGHLVLGTVHTRSAVSSIERLVEVFAAEEKPLVRAMLAQSLRLVLVQVLVKRKGGGRVAAREVLVGTPAVQNLIREGRLAQLHSTLQTSAAAGMQTLEAALQALRSQGLLDEPVG; this is encoded by the coding sequence ATGGACGTGACCGACCTGCTGGCCCGCGCCCTCCACGCGCGGGCCTCCGACCTGCACCTGGCAGCAGGTGAAGCGCCGCTGCTGCGCATCGATGGCGAGCTGCAGCGCCTGGATTTACCGGTGCTGAGCGCCGACGCACTGTTCACCGGCCTTGGCCAGTTCCTTGACGCCGAGCAGCAACGGCAGTGGGCCAGCAGCGATGAACTCGACTTGGCCTTGGCCGTTCCCGAGCGTGGCCGGGTGCGCCTCAACCTGTTCCGCCAACAGCAGGGCCCTGCAGCCAGCCTGCGCTTGCTGGCAGACGATGTACCGAGCGTCGAGGCGCTTGGCTTGCAGCCGATCTACCCGCTGCTGGCAGGGCTGCGCGACGGCCTAGTGCTGGTCGGCGGGCCGACCGGCAGTGGCAAGTCCAGCACCCTCGCGGCCTTGCTCGACCAGCTCAACCGCGACCGCGCCCTGCACATCATCACCCTCGAAGACCCAGTGGAAATCCTTCATTGCAGCCAGCGCAGCCTGATCAACCAGCGCGAAATCGGCCGCCACAGCCGCGACTTCGCCCAGGCCCTGCGCAGCGCCCTGCGGCAAGACCCGGACATCATCATGCTCGGCGAACTGCGCGATCTCGAGACCATCCGCCTGGCCCTGCGCGCCGCGGAAACCGGGCACCTGGTGCTGGGCACCGTGCACACCCGTTCGGCGGTGAGCAGCATCGAGCGGCTGGTGGAGGTGTTCGCCGCCGAGGAAAAACCGTTGGTACGGGCCATGCTCGCGCAGTCGCTGCGCCTGGTGTTGGTGCAGGTGCTGGTCAAGCGCAAGGGCGGCGGCCGGGTAGCGGCGCGCGAAGTGCTGGTGGGTACGCCTGCAGTGCAGAACCTGATTCGCGAAGGGCGCCTGGCGCAGCTGCACTCGACCCTTCAAACCAGCGCCGCCGCCGGCATGCAGACACTGGAGGCTGCCTTGCAGGCGCTGCGCAGCCAGGGGTTGCTCGATGAGCCTGTGGGGTAG